One Syntrophorhabdaceae bacterium DNA window includes the following coding sequences:
- a CDS encoding transcriptional repressor: MAGEKKKHFKMTPQRMAILKYLENNKDHPSALDIYTFVSKTFPTMSLATVYNTLKALKDLRDIRELFIDSDKSRFDPDTADHNHLICIRCRRIVDIQEGFGLSIPENERQGFEIIGNHVDFYGTCPSCNKGERADKAS, encoded by the coding sequence ATGGCAGGGGAAAAGAAAAAGCATTTCAAGATGACGCCTCAAAGGATGGCGATTCTCAAGTACCTGGAGAACAACAAGGACCATCCCTCCGCCCTGGATATTTACACCTTCGTATCGAAAACCTTTCCCACCATGTCCCTTGCCACTGTCTACAATACCCTTAAGGCTTTGAAGGACCTCAGAGATATCAGGGAGCTCTTCATCGATTCCGATAAGAGCAGATTCGATCCGGATACGGCAGACCACAACCACCTTATCTGCATCAGGTGCCGAAGAATAGTGGATATTCAGGAGGGCTTCGGCCTCTCCATCCCCGAGAACGAAAGGCAGGGATTCGAGATTATCGGCAATCACGTCGATTTTTATGGAACCTGCCCGTCCTGCAATAAAGGAGAGAGGGCGGACAAGGCATCATGA
- a CDS encoding cytochrome ubiquinol oxidase subunit I: MDVLLLSRLQFATATYFHFLFVPLSPGLSLMLFRGKESEGRRTRLLGRIGTNGQAATNRSK, from the coding sequence ATGGATGTTCTATTGCTGTCACGTCTGCAGTTTGCAACGGCTACGTATTTTCACTTTCTCTTTGTTCCTCTGTCGCCCGGTCTCTCCCTCATGCTCTTCAGGGGCAAAGAAAGTGAAGGAAGAAGGACTCGATTATTGGGAAGGATAGGCACCAACGGACAGGCAGCGACAAACCGATCAAAATAG
- a CDS encoding desulfoferrodoxin, producing the protein MAERLEVYKCEVCGNIVEVLHGGAGQLVCCNQPMMALKENTVDASLEKHVPVIEATADGFKVKVGAIAHPMEEAHHIEWIELIADSKAYRQFLPPGAAPEAFFAVKAEKVTAREYCNLHGLWKA; encoded by the coding sequence ATGGCTGAGAGACTCGAAGTGTACAAATGCGAAGTGTGCGGGAATATAGTTGAAGTGCTTCACGGCGGGGCAGGGCAGCTCGTCTGCTGCAACCAGCCGATGATGGCGCTGAAAGAGAATACGGTGGATGCATCCCTCGAAAAACACGTGCCCGTGATCGAGGCGACCGCGGACGGCTTCAAGGTGAAGGTGGGGGCAATAGCCCATCCCATGGAGGAAGCGCACCATATCGAATGGATCGAGCTCATCGCGGACAGCAAGGCATACAGGCAGTTCCTTCCACCGGGAGCGGCGCCGGAGGCTTTTTTCGCAGTGAAAGCAGAGAAAGTAACGGCCCGGGAATATTGCAATCTCCATGGACTGTGGAAGGCATAA
- a CDS encoding rubrerythrin family protein — MKSVKGTRTEHNLLASFAGESQARNRYTYFASQAKKDGFEQICAIFQDTAENEKEHGKRFFKFLEGGTVEITSSYPAGLIGTTLENLKEAADGENLEYTTLYPEFARIADEEGFPEIATVYREIAKGEWGHEQRYLALLQNVEKATVFKKEKPVKWRCRNCGYIHEGAEAPDECPACAHPQAYQEVLAENY; from the coding sequence ATGAAATCAGTGAAAGGCACACGGACGGAACATAACCTGCTCGCGAGCTTCGCGGGCGAATCGCAGGCGAGAAACCGCTACACCTATTTCGCGTCCCAGGCGAAGAAGGATGGCTTCGAGCAGATTTGCGCGATTTTTCAGGATACTGCGGAGAACGAGAAGGAGCATGGGAAAAGGTTCTTTAAATTTCTCGAAGGCGGCACCGTGGAGATCACTTCATCCTATCCGGCGGGGCTAATCGGCACGACGCTCGAGAACCTGAAGGAAGCGGCCGACGGTGAAAACCTGGAGTATACTACCCTCTACCCCGAGTTCGCCAGAATCGCGGATGAGGAAGGATTTCCGGAAATAGCAACGGTATACAGGGAAATAGCGAAGGGAGAGTGGGGCCATGAGCAAAGGTACCTTGCCCTTCTTCAGAACGTGGAAAAAGCTACGGTGTTCAAGAAAGAGAAGCCTGTGAAGTGGCGCTGCAGGAACTGCGGCTACATTCATGAAGGCGCGGAAGCGCCCGATGAATGCCCGGCCTGCGCCCATCCCCAGGCGTATCAGGAGGTCCTGGCGGAGAACTACTAG
- a CDS encoding methyltransferase domain-containing protein: MNREEIRRIYSRYAAVYDILFAQSFFPRIRLGLQKIGIKPGDTIIEVGVGTGLSLELYPESCRVVGIDITRKMLTKAKEKKDKFGFDHVSLLEMDAENMSFADDSFDHAVVPFIVSVVPNPIKMMAEIKRIVKNNGKIIVINHFSSKNAVLARLEKFFSPLFLRLGWTAAVPIDLLKNHCNLYIEEVSKKYRLDPWFIIHATNKK; this comes from the coding sequence ATGAACCGGGAAGAGATCAGGCGAATATACAGTAGATACGCGGCCGTGTACGACATCCTGTTTGCGCAGTCATTTTTTCCGAGGATCAGGCTGGGCCTTCAGAAGATCGGCATAAAGCCGGGCGACACCATCATCGAGGTGGGAGTGGGCACAGGCCTTTCCCTGGAATTATATCCGGAATCATGCAGGGTGGTCGGAATAGACATTACCCGGAAGATGCTGACAAAGGCGAAAGAGAAGAAGGACAAGTTCGGCTTCGACCACGTCTCTCTTCTCGAGATGGACGCGGAGAACATGAGCTTTGCCGATGACAGCTTCGATCACGCGGTGGTGCCCTTCATTGTCAGCGTGGTGCCTAATCCCATAAAAATGATGGCGGAAATAAAGAGAATAGTGAAGAACAACGGCAAGATCATCGTGATCAATCATTTCAGCAGCAAGAATGCGGTTCTGGCGAGGCTCGAGAAATTCTTTTCTCCCCTGTTCCTCCGTCTGGGATGGACAGCCGCCGTCCCCATCGATCTGCTCAAAAATCACTGTAATCTCTATATTGAAGAGGTCTCGAAGAAATACAGGCTGGACCCCTGGTTCATCATTCATGCGACAAACAAAAAATAG
- a CDS encoding nitrilase-related carbon-nitrogen hydrolase, translated as MKIAGIQFACSKDKEKNTEKALKIMDMALEEGARIICFQELFNLPWFPKEKDESAFALAETVDGETVRKIQERMKSAEGVVILPIFEKEGDKYYNSAVVLDKGSVTGVYRKIHLPHIPLWEEKFFFSSGDRGFPVFETSEGKIGIQISWDNLVPEGPRILALKGADIVFAPTACAFKSQHIWQTVISGNAIANGVYMMRVNRAGSEEAQDFYGMSFCVNPEGEIIGGPTGGGDSLLLADVDFEYLKEFRREWPLMKERKPLLYKEILTESP; from the coding sequence ATGAAAATAGCCGGAATACAGTTCGCGTGCTCAAAAGATAAAGAGAAGAATACAGAGAAGGCCCTGAAGATCATGGATATGGCCCTCGAAGAGGGGGCCCGGATTATCTGTTTCCAGGAGCTCTTCAATCTGCCCTGGTTTCCCAAAGAGAAAGATGAGAGCGCCTTCGCCCTTGCCGAAACAGTAGACGGGGAGACGGTGAGGAAAATCCAGGAGAGAATGAAGTCGGCCGAGGGGGTCGTTATTCTCCCCATATTCGAAAAAGAGGGCGACAAGTACTACAACAGTGCCGTGGTCCTCGACAAAGGGAGCGTGACCGGCGTCTACAGGAAGATCCATCTGCCCCATATCCCTCTGTGGGAAGAGAAATTCTTCTTTTCCTCCGGCGACCGTGGTTTTCCCGTGTTCGAGACTTCCGAAGGTAAGATAGGCATCCAGATATCATGGGACAATCTGGTCCCTGAAGGACCGAGGATTCTGGCCCTTAAAGGGGCCGACATCGTATTCGCTCCCACGGCCTGCGCGTTCAAATCCCAGCATATCTGGCAGACGGTGATATCCGGGAACGCCATCGCGAACGGCGTCTACATGATGAGGGTAAACCGCGCCGGAAGCGAAGAGGCGCAGGACTTCTACGGCATGTCTTTCTGCGTAAACCCCGAGGGGGAGATCATAGGCGGTCCGACGGGGGGAGGAGACAGCCTGCTTCTGGCCGACGTGGATTTTGAATATTTGAAAGAGTTCAGGCGGGAATGGCCCCTGATGAAGGAGAGAAAGCCGCTCCTCTATAAGGAAATCCTCACGGAGTCGCCATGA
- the argS gene encoding arginine--tRNA ligase encodes MLKRKIAEIIESCLNAGKERGAIPPDFLVNPIIESPREEGYGDYSTNVAFFLAPKLRKSPPEIARMLVESMEFDHLCDKVEVAGKGFINFYIKEDAWRQGLKAVNDSGLEILFPDVGKGKKALLEFVSSNPTGPLHIGHGRGAAVGDVLSNLMKKTGYEVAKEYYVNDAGKQIQTLGESTYLRWKEGRGETVEYGKTLYQGDYVKEIAALIDEKQIPVPEDRDEAIKLMASFAGDLVMKSIEDDLEAFGVKFDNYYRESSLFSRGVVQDTLEFLKTKDYAYEKEDALWFRTSLFEKDEDRVLIKSDGEKTYFASDIAYHRDKLDRGFEMLVDIWGSDHHGYIPRMKASLKALGRDAEALKVLLIQFVTLLKDGKPVGMSTRSGEFTTLKEVLDEVGRDAARFFFLMRKSDAHLEFDLDLAKKTSNDNPVYYVQYAHARIESIFRVAEENGIDLNDLDRADVSRLELKEEINLIRMMLQYYAALEGGARGFEPHRIAFYLLDLVGKFHSYYNKARVLGEDPDLTLARLLLLKILKAIIKDGLQVLGVSAPERM; translated from the coding sequence ATGCTGAAAAGAAAGATAGCGGAGATAATTGAGAGCTGCCTCAACGCCGGGAAAGAGAGAGGGGCTATACCTCCGGATTTTCTTGTAAACCCGATAATAGAATCTCCCAGGGAAGAGGGATATGGGGATTACTCGACCAACGTCGCCTTTTTCCTCGCCCCCAAGTTAAGGAAGTCTCCCCCTGAAATTGCCCGTATGCTCGTAGAGAGCATGGAATTCGATCACCTCTGTGATAAGGTGGAAGTTGCGGGCAAAGGTTTCATAAATTTCTATATCAAGGAAGATGCCTGGAGACAGGGTCTCAAGGCAGTGAACGACTCGGGCCTCGAGATACTGTTCCCCGATGTGGGTAAAGGGAAGAAGGCTTTACTCGAGTTCGTAAGCTCCAACCCCACCGGACCCCTCCATATAGGCCATGGGAGGGGAGCGGCCGTGGGAGACGTGCTCTCCAACCTTATGAAGAAAACCGGATATGAGGTGGCGAAGGAGTACTACGTCAACGACGCCGGCAAACAGATACAGACCCTGGGTGAGTCGACCTACCTCAGGTGGAAGGAAGGGCGAGGCGAAACAGTCGAATATGGAAAAACCCTGTACCAGGGAGATTATGTCAAAGAGATTGCAGCCCTCATAGACGAGAAGCAGATCCCGGTGCCGGAAGACCGGGACGAGGCGATAAAGCTTATGGCCTCCTTTGCGGGCGATCTGGTAATGAAGAGTATTGAAGACGACCTCGAGGCCTTCGGGGTAAAATTCGACAATTACTATAGAGAATCGTCTCTCTTCAGCAGAGGCGTGGTGCAGGACACCCTGGAGTTTCTCAAAACAAAGGACTATGCCTACGAAAAAGAGGATGCCCTCTGGTTCAGGACGAGCCTCTTCGAAAAAGACGAAGACAGGGTGCTCATCAAGTCCGACGGAGAGAAGACATATTTTGCATCCGATATCGCCTACCACCGGGATAAACTCGATCGGGGCTTCGAGATGCTCGTCGACATCTGGGGCTCGGACCATCACGGGTACATCCCCCGCATGAAGGCGTCCCTCAAGGCGCTGGGGCGGGACGCGGAGGCCCTGAAGGTGCTCCTCATACAGTTCGTCACCCTCCTTAAGGACGGCAAGCCCGTGGGCATGTCGACCAGGTCCGGTGAATTCACCACTTTGAAAGAAGTGCTCGATGAGGTGGGAAGGGACGCGGCGAGGTTCTTCTTTCTCATGCGGAAGAGTGATGCCCATCTCGAATTTGACCTCGATCTCGCCAAGAAAACCTCAAACGACAACCCCGTCTACTATGTCCAGTATGCCCACGCGCGGATTGAAAGCATTTTTCGGGTCGCAGAGGAGAACGGTATAGACCTCAATGATCTCGACCGTGCCGATGTAAGCCGGCTCGAGCTTAAGGAGGAGATCAACCTGATCAGGATGATGCTCCAGTATTATGCAGCCTTGGAGGGCGGTGCGCGAGGCTTCGAGCCCCATCGCATTGCCTTCTACCTGCTCGATCTGGTGGGAAAATTTCACAGTTATTACAATAAGGCCAGGGTCCTGGGCGAAGACCCGGACCTCACTCTGGCGAGGTTATTGCTCCTCAAGATATTAAAAGCTATTATAAAGGACGGTCTGCAGGTCCTCGGCGTATCGGCGCCGGAGAGAATGTGA
- the lepB gene encoding signal peptidase I, translating to MKGNKSKTREYAESLIIAAIIAFFVRSFFIQAFKIPSSSMEPTLLIGDHLLVNRLSYVMKVPFTDIVILNIGKPKRGDVVVFRYPVDTSKDFIKRVIATEGETVEVRDKTKIFVNGERIKDPWAHYAEPNVIMPGFLSPRDNLPPQKVPKDCYFVMGDNRDRSLDGRFWGFVRKDLFVGKALIIYFSWDGESPDLLHYVRWERIGRLIR from the coding sequence ATGAAAGGAAACAAAAGTAAGACGAGGGAATATGCAGAGTCCCTCATCATTGCGGCGATTATCGCCTTTTTCGTCCGTAGTTTTTTTATACAGGCCTTCAAGATCCCGTCGAGCTCCATGGAGCCCACCCTTCTTATAGGCGACCACCTGCTGGTAAACCGGCTCAGCTATGTGATGAAGGTCCCCTTCACCGACATCGTGATTTTGAATATCGGCAAGCCCAAAAGGGGCGATGTGGTGGTCTTCAGGTACCCCGTCGACACGAGCAAAGACTTCATTAAAAGGGTCATCGCGACCGAAGGGGAGACGGTGGAGGTAAGGGATAAGACCAAAATTTTCGTCAACGGCGAGAGAATCAAGGACCCCTGGGCCCATTATGCCGAGCCGAATGTGATAATGCCCGGATTCCTCTCTCCGAGAGATAACCTCCCCCCGCAAAAGGTCCCGAAAGACTGTTATTTCGTCATGGGCGACAACAGGGACAGAAGCCTCGACGGCAGGTTCTGGGGTTTCGTCAGAAAAGACCTTTTTGTGGGCAAAGCCCTCATCATCTACTTCTCGTGGGACGGCGAATCGCCTGACCTCCTTCATTACGTACGGTGGGAAAGGATCGGAAGACTCATACGATAG
- a CDS encoding tetratricopeptide repeat protein — protein sequence MKKTVFLFLAFFLSPLAQAWGIDYSASIFSFLQGYRIEAQGNYDEAIESYRKALAADPGSADIRTELALVYIKKSNFPKAEELLKKAIEINGTNRNALILLAGLYQAEKDPGKAKSLYERCIALDDEDTEAYLHLGAIYITERKYDQAIKTYEKVLAYDEDNILTLYYMGRLHAELKLYDKAAAFLTKVLELKPNFEPALMDLGTIYELEGNFDKAIDLYQKIVVLDPDNKRARSRIAAVYVRRKQYDRAIHEFEKLSDVDRGDLSIRIKIGLLHLEEGRFDEAIREFNFLLASQPKNNSVRYYVAVAWKEKGNIKEAIRQFLQIEPNAEEFMDAAKNIAFLYVKTGEIDEGIEKFKGFTAAKKDSVDLYILLSSLYEEKGDFRKGIETLNEARRLFPTNVDLLYQIGMLHEKAGETDKALSIMQEVLKLDPEYAHALNFIGYTWAEKGINLDQAEEMIKKALQKRPEDAYILDSIGWVYYKKGNYKMALTEILKATQSLPDDPTIAEHLGEVYMSMRDYRNAVESFERSGRLEKKEDKKRALDKKIKEAQDKIK from the coding sequence ATGAAAAAAACGGTATTTCTCTTTTTAGCTTTTTTTCTTTCTCCCCTTGCTCAGGCATGGGGAATTGATTATTCCGCGTCGATTTTCTCTTTCCTCCAGGGTTACCGGATCGAGGCACAAGGGAATTATGACGAGGCTATAGAGTCCTACCGGAAGGCCCTTGCCGCGGACCCCGGCTCTGCGGACATCAGGACCGAGCTTGCCCTGGTTTACATCAAAAAAAGTAATTTCCCTAAAGCAGAAGAGCTTCTGAAGAAAGCGATCGAGATAAACGGCACGAACAGAAATGCGCTCATTCTGCTCGCCGGCCTCTACCAGGCCGAGAAAGACCCCGGGAAGGCAAAATCCCTCTATGAGCGATGCATTGCGTTGGACGACGAGGACACGGAAGCATATCTGCACCTCGGCGCCATATATATTACGGAAAGGAAATATGATCAGGCCATCAAGACCTATGAGAAGGTGCTGGCCTACGACGAGGATAACATCCTTACCCTCTACTATATGGGAAGGCTTCACGCGGAGCTGAAGCTCTACGACAAAGCCGCCGCCTTCCTGACCAAAGTCCTGGAGCTCAAGCCGAATTTCGAGCCCGCCCTCATGGACCTTGGGACTATCTATGAGCTGGAAGGTAATTTCGACAAGGCCATCGATCTTTATCAGAAGATAGTGGTCCTCGACCCGGACAACAAGAGGGCCCGATCGAGAATTGCGGCGGTCTACGTAAGACGGAAGCAGTACGACAGGGCTATCCATGAGTTCGAGAAGCTTTCTGACGTGGATAGGGGAGATTTGTCGATCCGGATCAAAATAGGGCTCCTTCACCTGGAGGAGGGCAGATTCGACGAGGCGATACGGGAATTCAATTTTCTCCTCGCATCCCAACCGAAGAATAACTCCGTCCGGTACTATGTTGCCGTTGCCTGGAAAGAAAAGGGAAATATTAAAGAGGCTATCCGCCAATTCCTCCAGATCGAGCCGAATGCCGAAGAATTTATGGACGCTGCAAAGAATATCGCTTTTCTTTACGTAAAAACCGGTGAAATCGACGAGGGTATCGAAAAATTTAAAGGGTTTACTGCAGCGAAGAAGGACAGCGTCGACCTCTACATCCTTCTCTCATCATTATATGAAGAGAAGGGGGATTTCCGGAAAGGCATAGAGACGCTCAACGAGGCCCGTCGCTTATTCCCGACAAATGTGGACCTCCTCTACCAGATAGGAATGCTCCATGAGAAGGCCGGGGAGACGGATAAGGCGTTGAGTATTATGCAGGAGGTGCTGAAGCTCGACCCCGAGTATGCCCACGCCCTTAACTTTATCGGGTATACATGGGCGGAAAAAGGGATAAACCTCGATCAGGCCGAAGAGATGATCAAAAAGGCTTTGCAGAAAAGGCCTGAAGACGCCTATATTCTCGACAGCATTGGGTGGGTATATTATAAGAAGGGCAACTATAAGATGGCCCTCACGGAGATACTGAAGGCAACCCAATCCCTCCCCGACGACCCCACTATCGCAGAGCATCTCGGAGAGGTCTATATGAGCATGAGGGATTATCGCAATGCCGTCGAATCTTTTGAAAGGTCGGGCAGGCTCGAAAAGAAAGAAGATAAGAAGCGGGCCCTGGATAAGAAAATAAAGGAAGCCCAAGATAAAATAAAGTGA
- a CDS encoding DUF362 domain-containing protein: MERVYLGSCPEYRVSLIKDFILEGIGGMEKEFEGARVLLKPNLLSGKSPEKAVTTHPAVVRAIAEVLRDLGAKIYIGDSPGYESCERVLRVCGLMEVVEEMGIEIAPFNKKVLVKGEGVSPYRVFTLAEDIRSYDGIINLPKLKTHVMMGLTLGVKNTFGFVPGKEKGRWHLRAGKDRFLFASVLADIHNLVKPTLTILDGIIGMDGDGPSSGRVRPFGIIAMSKNAFALDYVIEKRAGIDPPLPLSAVAIKHGLLGKYEVVDLGAPLIQGLIPARESAADWALPGFVKKILRKLLVKKPKVKEEMCRGCGVCGSMCPASAITMEQGLPRFDYRACICCYCCQEMCPEGSIRV, from the coding sequence TTGGAAAGGGTCTACCTCGGCTCATGCCCCGAATACCGGGTTTCCCTCATAAAGGATTTTATTCTCGAAGGAATCGGCGGCATGGAGAAGGAATTTGAGGGCGCCCGGGTCCTCTTGAAACCAAATCTCCTCTCCGGCAAATCCCCTGAGAAAGCCGTTACTACCCATCCCGCCGTGGTGCGGGCTATTGCCGAAGTGTTGCGGGACCTGGGCGCGAAGATATATATCGGGGACAGCCCCGGGTATGAATCGTGCGAAAGGGTGCTCAGGGTTTGCGGTCTCATGGAAGTGGTCGAGGAGATGGGAATCGAAATCGCCCCCTTCAACAAAAAGGTACTTGTGAAAGGAGAGGGCGTATCACCTTACAGGGTCTTCACCCTTGCCGAGGATATCCGCTCTTATGATGGGATCATAAATCTCCCGAAATTGAAAACCCATGTCATGATGGGTCTTACTCTGGGGGTGAAAAATACTTTCGGCTTCGTGCCGGGCAAGGAAAAGGGTAGGTGGCACCTGAGGGCAGGAAAGGACAGGTTCCTTTTCGCATCGGTGCTCGCCGATATCCATAACCTTGTAAAACCGACCCTTACTATCCTTGACGGGATCATCGGCATGGACGGAGACGGCCCCTCGAGCGGAAGGGTCCGTCCTTTCGGCATAATTGCCATGTCCAAAAACGCATTCGCCCTTGATTATGTGATCGAAAAGCGGGCGGGTATAGATCCGCCTCTGCCTCTGAGCGCTGTTGCGATCAAACATGGATTATTGGGAAAATATGAAGTCGTGGACCTGGGGGCTCCCCTTATCCAAGGGCTCATTCCGGCGCGGGAATCGGCCGCGGATTGGGCACTTCCGGGGTTTGTGAAGAAGATTCTCCGAAAATTACTCGTGAAAAAGCCTAAGGTGAAGGAAGAGATGTGCAGAGGCTGCGGGGTGTGCGGCAGCATGTGCCCTGCCTCCGCGATAACCATGGAGCAGGGGCTGCCCCGGTTCGACTACCGTGCGTGCATCTGCTGCTATTGCTGTCAGGAAATGTGTCCCGAAGGAAGCATAAGAGTCTAG
- a CDS encoding DUF3343 domain-containing protein — protein sequence MQKLKKCSYYLIFATIHDVLKAEKRLKEKGLAIELMPIPRNLSSDCGSCIRLDDEIESAMACMGGIKVEKRYMFDGKEYIALNLEQGCEPPSASS from the coding sequence TTGCAGAAACTTAAAAAATGTTCCTATTATCTTATATTTGCCACAATACATGACGTGTTGAAGGCGGAAAAAAGACTGAAGGAAAAGGGTTTGGCCATAGAGCTCATGCCCATCCCGAGAAATCTCAGCTCCGACTGCGGCTCCTGCATCAGGCTGGATGACGAGATCGAATCGGCAATGGCCTGCATGGGAGGCATCAAAGTCGAGAAACGCTACATGTTCGATGGAAAGGAATATATTGCCTTGAACCTGGAACAGGGCTGCGAACCCCCGTCAGCTTCTTCTTAA
- a CDS encoding aminotransferase class V-fold PLP-dependent enzyme, with amino-acid sequence MIYLDNSATSHPKPPQTMRYMVDFVTNVGGNPGRSGHTASVEAARIIFRAREKLASLIKAPDSERIIFTQNGTDSLNLAILGILGEADHVITTSMEHNSVMRPLTYLQNTRKVQVSIADCAPHGELDPERIKGLIKKNTKAVIINHGSNVTGGLQDLRGIRAATEGLFLIVDACQTIGSFPIDVVGDRIDALCFSCHKSLYGVQGLGAVYLREGVTPIPLRFGGTGSRSESIEQPTILPDCYESGTPNTPGIASLLGGLTFIEETGIGKIMEKEGALMKALRAGLEDTGQTTIYGAQGSAPPIPVLSFNIKGKLPSEVGYELNKRGIYVRVGLHCSPEAHRTIGTFPHGAVRVSPGYFTGESDIAAFIEAVREIAET; translated from the coding sequence ATGATCTATCTCGACAATTCAGCCACGTCGCACCCAAAACCGCCACAGACAATGCGCTACATGGTCGACTTCGTCACCAATGTAGGGGGGAACCCCGGCAGGAGCGGCCACACCGCCTCGGTCGAAGCGGCACGGATCATCTTTCGCGCCAGAGAAAAACTCGCGTCCCTCATCAAAGCGCCTGATTCCGAGCGTATAATCTTCACCCAGAACGGCACCGACTCCCTCAATCTCGCGATACTGGGAATCCTGGGCGAGGCAGACCACGTAATTACTACCTCCATGGAACATAACTCGGTCATGAGGCCCCTCACTTACCTGCAAAATACCCGGAAGGTTCAGGTATCGATAGCCGATTGCGCTCCCCATGGAGAACTTGATCCTGAACGAATTAAGGGCCTCATAAAAAAGAATACCAAAGCCGTAATTATCAACCATGGCTCCAATGTGACGGGCGGCCTACAGGACCTCAGAGGCATAAGAGCGGCTACGGAAGGTCTGTTTCTTATCGTCGACGCCTGCCAGACCATCGGTTCCTTCCCCATCGATGTCGTGGGGGATCGGATCGACGCCCTCTGTTTCTCCTGTCATAAATCCCTTTACGGAGTGCAGGGCCTCGGGGCTGTGTACCTCCGGGAGGGCGTTACACCCATACCTCTCAGGTTCGGGGGCACGGGCAGCAGGTCGGAGTCGATCGAGCAGCCCACAATCCTTCCGGACTGCTACGAGAGCGGCACGCCCAATACCCCGGGCATCGCGTCCCTTTTAGGAGGCCTTACCTTCATAGAGGAAACCGGGATCGGGAAGATCATGGAGAAGGAAGGAGCACTCATGAAGGCCCTTCGCGCCGGCCTTGAAGATACGGGACAAACAACGATATATGGCGCCCAGGGCAGCGCTCCCCCGATTCCTGTACTCTCCTTCAATATAAAGGGTAAATTACCGTCGGAGGTAGGGTATGAACTAAATAAGAGGGGAATTTACGTACGCGTGGGACTTCATTGTTCTCCCGAAGCCCATAGGACTATCGGCACCTTTCCTCACGGGGCCGTGAGGGTCTCTCCGGGCTATTTCACCGGTGAAAGCGATATCGCAGCATTCATAGAGGCGGTCAGAGAAATTGCAGAAACTTAA
- the yedF gene encoding sulfurtransferase-like selenium metabolism protein YedF has translation MDRLDLKGMTCPIPVVETKKYLDKNPVGEIEIILDNDVAAGNVTRFLTSKGYSVSSEMEEGGALYILKGAKVGGVQEPDASACTTVPTEKKLLVVIDSDTIGRGDDELGRVLMKSFLSTLKDLDVIPWRIVFLNGGVRLLAEGSDYVNALSEICGLGTEVLACGTCLDFFGLKTKLGVGRVSNMHEIASSFVEASNVLKP, from the coding sequence ATGGACAGGTTGGATTTAAAAGGTATGACATGCCCTATTCCGGTTGTGGAGACCAAAAAATATCTCGACAAGAACCCGGTGGGGGAAATAGAGATAATTCTCGATAATGATGTGGCAGCAGGCAACGTAACCCGCTTTCTCACGTCCAAGGGATATTCCGTCTCATCGGAGATGGAAGAGGGCGGAGCCCTTTATATTCTTAAGGGCGCAAAGGTCGGCGGGGTCCAAGAGCCGGATGCCTCCGCGTGTACCACCGTTCCTACCGAGAAAAAGCTCCTGGTGGTCATTGACTCGGACACTATAGGCCGGGGAGATGATGAATTAGGCAGGGTCCTCATGAAATCTTTTCTTTCCACCCTCAAGGACCTTGATGTGATTCCCTGGAGGATCGTTTTCCTCAACGGGGGAGTAAGGCTGCTTGCGGAGGGCTCCGATTATGTCAACGCCCTCTCCGAAATCTGCGGGCTCGGAACCGAAGTGCTCGCCTGTGGGACATGCCTCGATTTCTTCGGCCTTAAAACGAAGCTCGGGGTCGGAAGAGTGAGCAATATGCATGAGATCGCTTCCTCCTTTGTCGAGGCGAGCAACGTGCTGAAGCCTTGA